A genomic window from Candidatus Woesearchaeota archaeon includes:
- a CDS encoding NFACT family protein, whose amino-acid sequence MKEEISAVDLSFIVQELQQLVESKIDKVFMPVRAELLFIFHKTGHGKFLLRVLPGKMLYLTSTKFKNPPEPHGFCMYLRKQLEQARVTFVAQKGFERIVEIGFEIKQDNKVLQRTLALELYSKGNVILLDEKEVIMSPWEVQEWKERSVKKGEPYTIPARGYNMFTLTPQDLVQLMRDTTQDAIVKALATDLGVGGAYAEEMCIRAQVRKTIRPLDATSADLQHLFEGIEAVRSASLDPRIVFKLGTPYAVTPFPFQLYEGLDSVPVATFNHGLDEVFTKHLLEKSTEKQRVQSNQDLLKTQKIVEAQELQVGNLRAAVEENQRKGELIYHNYALVKNILDVITAARKQKSWDEVKKIYKNNDVVTAIDEKNGTVVIELGFG is encoded by the coding sequence ATGAAAGAAGAAATCAGCGCCGTGGACCTTTCCTTTATTGTCCAAGAGCTTCAGCAGCTCGTTGAGTCAAAAATCGACAAAGTGTTCATGCCCGTGCGTGCAGAACTGCTCTTCATATTTCACAAGACTGGACACGGCAAGTTTTTGCTGCGCGTGCTGCCGGGAAAAATGCTGTATCTCACCTCAACAAAGTTCAAAAATCCACCGGAGCCCCACGGTTTCTGCATGTACCTCCGCAAACAGCTTGAGCAAGCTCGAGTAACGTTTGTTGCGCAAAAGGGCTTTGAGCGCATCGTCGAAATCGGCTTTGAAATAAAACAAGACAACAAGGTGCTTCAGCGCACGCTTGCCCTTGAGCTCTACAGCAAGGGAAATGTTATTCTCCTTGACGAAAAAGAGGTTATCATGTCTCCCTGGGAAGTGCAGGAGTGGAAAGAGCGCAGCGTCAAAAAAGGCGAACCATACACGATCCCTGCACGCGGGTACAATATGTTTACCCTCACGCCGCAGGATCTTGTCCAGCTCATGCGAGATACCACCCAGGACGCAATCGTCAAGGCCCTTGCCACTGACCTCGGTGTCGGCGGTGCGTACGCCGAAGAAATGTGCATCCGAGCACAGGTGCGCAAGACTATTCGGCCGCTTGACGCGACGTCAGCAGACCTCCAGCATCTCTTTGAAGGTATCGAAGCAGTGCGCAGCGCATCGCTTGATCCGCGCATTGTCTTCAAGCTTGGCACCCCGTATGCGGTTACGCCGTTTCCCTTCCAACTCTACGAAGGCCTTGATTCAGTTCCGGTTGCCACGTTCAACCACGGGCTCGACGAGGTGTTCACCAAGCACCTGCTTGAAAAATCAACAGAAAAACAGCGTGTCCAATCGAATCAGGACTTGCTGAAAACGCAAAAAATTGTTGAAGCGCAGGAATTACAAGTTGGCAACCTCCGTGCCGCAGTCGAAGAAAACCAGCGCAAAGGCGAATTGATTTACCACAATTATGCACTGGTCAAGAACATTCTCGACGTCATCACCGCGGCGCGCAAACAGAAGTCGTGGGATGAGGTCAAAAAAATCTACAAAAACAACGACGTTGTAACGGCGATTGACGAAAAAAACGGCACCGTGGTGATTGAGTTGGGATTCGGATAG